The proteins below come from a single Nocardiopsis gilva YIM 90087 genomic window:
- a CDS encoding MoaD/ThiS family protein — protein MVSGIIRYWAAAKEAAGTGEERYHADTLAEALEAVRAGHSGDDRLLRVLERSSFLVDERPVGTREHSSVKLTEGGVIEVLPPFAGG, from the coding sequence ATGGTGAGCGGAATCATCCGGTACTGGGCGGCGGCCAAAGAGGCCGCCGGAACCGGCGAAGAGAGATACCACGCCGACACGCTGGCGGAGGCGCTGGAGGCGGTGCGTGCCGGACACTCCGGCGACGACCGGCTGCTCCGGGTCCTGGAGCGCTCGTCCTTCCTGGTGGACGAGAGGCCCGTGGGCACGCGGGAGCACTCCTCGGTGAAGCTGACCGAGGGCGGGGTGATCGAGGTGCTCCCGCCCTTCGCGGGAGGATGA
- a CDS encoding ArsR/SmtB family transcription factor — protein sequence MLGRLLGRTRASVLRTLSTDHTTGELARRLDISMASASEHASLLRAAGLVASERQGNTVRHSLTPLGMELLYPAQ from the coding sequence GTGCTGGGGCGCCTGCTCGGCCGCACCCGCGCGTCGGTGCTGCGGACGCTCAGCACCGACCACACGACCGGTGAGCTCGCGCGCCGCCTCGACATTTCGATGGCCTCGGCGAGCGAGCACGCCTCGCTCCTGCGCGCCGCCGGGCTCGTCGCGAGCGAACGCCAGGGCAACACCGTGCGGCACTCCCTCACCCCGCTCGGGATGGAGCTGCTGTACCCCGCCCAGTGA
- the pstC gene encoding phosphate ABC transporter permease subunit PstC: MTTTDADTSAAAPPPKGKRRVGDVVFANTARGSGLLILLILAGVAAFLLFQSWDSLLANTANFFTTTEWDASTRTDPAFGVAALAFGTVLAAAIALVIATPLAIGIALFIVYYAPRRIAAVLGYVVDLLAAIPSVVYGLWGVGYLVFQLQPVYKLMEQYLGWIPLFEGPVSTTGRTMLSAGIVLAVMILPIITAMSRDVFHQVPQAHREAALALGGTRWEMIRMAVLPYGRPGIIGGAMLGLGRALGETMAVAMILSPALVISPFLLQSGNQTIAAHIALQYPEATGYGVSALIAAGLVLFAITLAVNMGARFIVARRKEFS, translated from the coding sequence ATGACCACCACGGACGCGGACACGTCCGCGGCGGCCCCGCCGCCCAAGGGCAAACGGCGTGTCGGCGATGTCGTATTCGCCAACACCGCACGCGGGTCAGGGCTCCTGATCCTGCTGATCCTCGCGGGGGTCGCGGCCTTCCTGCTCTTCCAGTCTTGGGACTCGCTACTGGCCAACACCGCCAACTTCTTCACCACCACCGAGTGGGACGCGAGCACCCGCACCGACCCCGCCTTCGGTGTGGCGGCCCTGGCCTTCGGCACCGTGCTCGCCGCTGCGATCGCGCTGGTAATCGCGACGCCGCTCGCCATCGGCATCGCGCTGTTCATCGTCTACTACGCGCCGCGCCGCATCGCCGCGGTCCTCGGCTACGTCGTGGACCTGCTGGCGGCCATCCCCAGCGTCGTCTACGGCCTGTGGGGCGTCGGCTACCTGGTCTTCCAGCTGCAGCCCGTCTACAAGCTGATGGAGCAGTACCTGGGCTGGATCCCGCTGTTCGAGGGGCCGGTCTCGACCACCGGGCGGACGATGCTCAGCGCCGGGATCGTGCTGGCGGTGATGATCCTGCCGATCATCACCGCGATGTCCCGGGACGTCTTCCACCAGGTGCCGCAGGCCCACCGGGAGGCGGCGCTGGCGCTGGGCGGCACCCGCTGGGAGATGATCCGCATGGCGGTGCTGCCCTACGGCCGCCCCGGCATCATCGGTGGTGCCATGCTCGGCCTGGGCCGCGCGCTCGGCGAGACCATGGCCGTGGCGATGATCCTCTCGCCCGCCCTGGTCATCTCGCCGTTCCTGCTGCAGAGCGGCAACCAGACCATCGCGGCGCACATCGCGCTGCAGTACCCGGAGGCCACCGGCTACGGTGTGTCCGCGCTGATCGCGGCCGGTCTGGTGCTCTTCGCGATCACGCTGGCCGTCAACATGGGTGCACGCTTCATCGTCGCGCGGCGCAAGGAGTTCTCCTAA
- the mshD gene encoding mycothiol synthase → MSFVDITGQLETDEAEAVIALAEAAQEHDGVAPLAEQTLLRVRHGAEAGTTRFHLIFEETGSRPASLAGFAFAERTPGEPDSAEVVVLPKWRRRGHGSTLLRSLVEDAGPDGLRVWAHGRLEGAVALARSFGWEQVRGLLKMRLRLRGGETPEPSEQVLPEPVLSDEVAERVVIRTFQAGTDEPAWLKANAAAFADHPEQGGVTLDDLRQREAEEWFDPEGFFVAEETATGAIAGFHWTKTHADGAGLTDGEPVGEVYVVGIDPAWQGTGLGRALTLVGLRYLRDRGLPWVLLYVDEENRAAVRLYESLGFTLWDADVMYAAP, encoded by the coding sequence ATGAGCTTTGTGGACATCACCGGGCAGCTGGAGACCGACGAGGCCGAGGCGGTGATCGCCCTGGCCGAGGCGGCCCAGGAACACGACGGGGTCGCTCCGCTGGCCGAGCAGACGCTGCTGCGTGTGCGCCACGGCGCGGAGGCGGGCACCACGCGCTTCCACCTGATCTTCGAGGAGACCGGGAGCCGCCCGGCGTCGCTGGCCGGTTTCGCCTTCGCGGAGCGGACGCCCGGCGAGCCGGACTCCGCCGAGGTCGTCGTCCTGCCCAAGTGGCGCCGCCGCGGGCACGGATCAACCCTGCTGCGCTCCCTGGTCGAGGACGCCGGGCCGGACGGCCTGCGCGTCTGGGCTCATGGACGGCTGGAGGGCGCGGTGGCGCTGGCACGCTCGTTCGGCTGGGAGCAGGTGCGAGGGCTGCTGAAGATGCGGCTGCGGCTGCGCGGCGGCGAGACCCCCGAACCGTCCGAGCAGGTCCTGCCGGAGCCGGTGCTGTCCGATGAGGTGGCCGAGCGGGTGGTCATCCGCACGTTCCAGGCCGGCACCGATGAACCGGCGTGGCTGAAGGCCAACGCCGCCGCGTTCGCCGACCACCCCGAGCAGGGCGGTGTCACCCTCGACGACCTCCGGCAGCGGGAGGCCGAGGAGTGGTTCGACCCGGAGGGCTTCTTCGTCGCCGAGGAGACCGCCACCGGCGCCATCGCCGGGTTCCACTGGACCAAGACCCACGCCGACGGCGCCGGGCTGACCGATGGCGAGCCGGTGGGCGAGGTCTACGTGGTGGGGATCGACCCGGCCTGGCAGGGCACCGGCCTCGGCCGCGCACTCACCCTCGTCGGACTGCGCTATCTGCGCGACCGGGGCCTGCCGTGGGTGCTGCTGTATGTGGACGAGGAGAACCGGGCGGCGGTGCGGCTGTACGAGTCGCTCGGGTTCACGCTGTGGGACGCCGACGTGATGTACGCGGCCCCCTGA
- the pstA gene encoding phosphate ABC transporter permease PstA: MTTTSNAPSPGAAGKGPQLKRPALTTGTLPRYFPPALLAGVAIVVGGSQFALNAFHPASFAVLLAVGYLVLIGTASTIVENWRKAKDRLVTGVVYCCFAVAIVPLLSLLFTVLVNGMDRFDGYFLTVSMNGVLPSMEAGGVYHAIVGTIAITGFAALISIPVGLMTAIYLVEYGRGRLKQAITFFVDVMTGIPSIVAGLFVVALWMMLFGPGKTNGAAGAIALSVLMIPVVVRSSEEMLKLVPNELREASYALGVPKWLTIVKVVLPTAIAGLTTGIMLALARVIGETAPLVLTAGIAADKISWNLFNGQMMSLPVFIYQQVRMGTDAAYARAWAAALTLILIVMLLFLGARLISRFFAPKLGR; the protein is encoded by the coding sequence ATGACCACCACGAGCAACGCCCCCTCCCCCGGCGCCGCTGGCAAGGGCCCGCAGCTGAAGCGGCCCGCGCTGACGACCGGGACGCTGCCGCGCTACTTTCCTCCGGCGCTGCTCGCCGGTGTGGCGATCGTGGTCGGCGGTTCGCAGTTCGCGCTGAACGCGTTCCACCCGGCCTCCTTCGCGGTGCTCCTCGCCGTCGGCTACCTCGTGCTCATCGGAACCGCGTCGACCATCGTCGAGAACTGGCGCAAGGCCAAGGACCGGCTGGTCACCGGGGTCGTCTACTGCTGCTTCGCGGTGGCGATCGTCCCGCTGCTCTCGCTGCTGTTCACCGTGCTGGTCAACGGCATGGACCGGTTCGACGGCTACTTCCTCACCGTCTCGATGAACGGCGTGCTGCCGAGCATGGAGGCGGGCGGTGTCTACCACGCGATCGTCGGCACCATCGCGATCACCGGCTTCGCGGCGCTGATCTCGATCCCGGTCGGCCTGATGACGGCGATCTACCTCGTGGAGTACGGACGCGGCCGCCTCAAGCAGGCCATCACGTTCTTCGTGGACGTGATGACGGGCATCCCGTCGATCGTCGCGGGCCTGTTCGTGGTGGCGCTGTGGATGATGCTCTTCGGCCCCGGCAAGACCAACGGCGCGGCCGGTGCGATCGCGCTGTCGGTGCTGATGATCCCGGTGGTGGTGCGGTCCAGCGAGGAGATGCTGAAGCTGGTGCCCAACGAGCTGCGGGAGGCGTCCTACGCCCTGGGCGTGCCCAAGTGGCTGACCATCGTCAAGGTCGTGCTGCCGACCGCCATCGCCGGGCTGACCACGGGAATCATGCTGGCGCTCGCGCGCGTTATCGGGGAGACGGCTCCGCTGGTGCTCACCGCGGGGATCGCCGCCGACAAGATCAGCTGGAACCTCTTCAACGGGCAGATGATGAGTCTTCCGGTCTTCATCTACCAGCAGGTCCGCATGGGGACCGACGCGGCCTACGCCAGAGCGTGGGCGGCGGCGCTCACGCTGATCCTGATCGTGATGCTGCTCTTCCTCGGCGCCCGGTTGATCTCGCGCTTCTTCGCCCCGAAGCTCGGGCGATGA
- a CDS encoding glutaredoxin family protein codes for MNSGTDGAHGAAHTITMLGKAGCHLCDEALEVIQRVAADLGAAYEVRDLTTAPQEEKDEYWDKIPVTFVDGAQHDFWRVSEKRLRAALS; via the coding sequence ATGAACAGCGGGACGGACGGGGCACACGGTGCCGCCCACACGATCACGATGCTCGGCAAGGCGGGCTGCCACCTGTGCGACGAGGCGCTGGAGGTGATCCAGCGGGTCGCCGCCGACCTCGGCGCGGCCTACGAGGTACGCGACCTCACCACCGCGCCGCAGGAGGAGAAGGACGAGTACTGGGACAAGATCCCGGTCACGTTCGTCGACGGCGCCCAGCACGACTTCTGGCGGGTGAGCGAGAAGCGCCTGCGCGCCGCTCTGTCATGA
- the pstS gene encoding phosphate ABC transporter substrate-binding protein PstS — protein MTKVHRKDTGAVKLSKYGQFAGLALAGSLALSACGSDQAVDPKHAADARNVDCVDGGGTLSGAGSSAQENAVAAWTAAYEGACGDTTINYDAVGSGAGRSQFIDGAVTFAGSDAALDKKETEQATERCKGSEVVNLPAYISPIAVAFNLDGIDSLNLKPEVIGDIFNQKITKWNDEKIAADNPDVELPDTKIVPVNRSDESGTTENFTAYLAEAAGDAWPHEADGNWPIKPAEAAQGSSGVVSAIQGGQGTIGYVDASHVGGLGTASVGVGDGFVAYSPEAAAAIVDASPEREGNTENDHAIELDYLTKESSAYPIVLVSYEIACMEYEDKKNAELVKSFLSYVVSEAGQQASSDETGSAPISSETRDKLQATIDKIGASA, from the coding sequence ATGACGAAGGTCCACAGGAAGGACACCGGAGCTGTGAAGCTCTCCAAGTACGGTCAGTTCGCGGGGCTCGCCCTCGCCGGTTCCCTCGCACTTTCGGCTTGTGGCAGTGACCAGGCCGTCGACCCCAAGCACGCGGCCGACGCCCGCAACGTCGACTGCGTCGACGGCGGCGGCACGCTCAGTGGCGCCGGGTCCAGCGCCCAGGAGAACGCCGTGGCCGCGTGGACGGCCGCCTACGAGGGCGCGTGCGGTGACACCACCATCAACTACGACGCCGTGGGCTCAGGCGCGGGCCGCTCGCAGTTCATCGACGGGGCCGTGACCTTCGCCGGCTCCGACGCCGCCCTCGACAAGAAGGAGACCGAGCAGGCCACCGAGCGCTGCAAGGGCTCCGAGGTCGTCAACCTCCCCGCCTACATCTCCCCCATCGCCGTCGCGTTCAACCTCGACGGCATCGACTCCCTCAACCTCAAGCCCGAGGTGATCGGTGACATCTTCAACCAGAAGATCACCAAGTGGAACGACGAGAAGATCGCCGCGGACAACCCCGACGTCGAGCTCCCGGACACCAAGATCGTTCCGGTGAACCGCTCCGACGAGTCCGGCACCACCGAGAACTTCACCGCCTACCTGGCCGAGGCCGCCGGGGACGCCTGGCCGCACGAGGCTGACGGCAACTGGCCCATCAAGCCGGCCGAAGCCGCCCAGGGCTCCTCCGGTGTGGTCTCCGCCATCCAGGGCGGCCAGGGCACCATCGGCTACGTGGACGCCTCCCACGTCGGCGGTCTGGGCACCGCCTCGGTGGGCGTCGGCGACGGATTCGTCGCCTACAGCCCCGAGGCCGCGGCCGCGATCGTGGACGCCTCCCCCGAGCGCGAGGGCAACACCGAGAACGACCACGCCATCGAGCTCGACTACCTCACCAAGGAGTCCTCGGCCTACCCGATCGTGCTGGTCAGCTACGAGATCGCCTGCATGGAGTACGAGGACAAGAAGAACGCCGAGCTGGTGAAGTCCTTCCTGTCCTACGTCGTCAGCGAGGCGGGCCAGCAGGCCTCCTCCGATGAGACCGGTTCCGCTCCGATCTCCTCCGAGACGCGGGACAAGCTCCAGGCCACCATCGACAAGATCGGCGCGAGCGCCTGA
- a CDS encoding winged helix-turn-helix transcriptional regulator, protein MSHLLLLTNSNEPSDHVLPALGLLLHSVRVAPAEAGALLVSGGDRAASPPVDAILVDARTDLVAARNFCRLLDTTGLDCPLITILTEGGVAALTSDWQVDDFLLTTAGPAEVEARLRLAVGQADAGTDDPDEIRRGDLVIDEATYIARLRGRILDLTFKEFELLKFLAQHPGRVFSRAQLLQEVWGYDYFGGTRTIDVHVRRLRAKLGSEYESLIGTVRNVGYRFVPDTTAKSGAKEPSSASEGEEAAGGGSDQRSASARQ, encoded by the coding sequence ATGAGCCACCTGCTGCTACTGACGAACTCCAATGAACCGTCGGATCACGTGCTGCCGGCCCTGGGCCTGCTCCTGCACTCGGTGCGCGTCGCACCGGCCGAGGCGGGTGCCCTCCTGGTGTCGGGCGGCGATCGCGCCGCGAGTCCCCCGGTAGACGCCATTCTGGTGGATGCTCGCACCGATCTCGTGGCGGCCCGCAATTTCTGCCGGCTGCTCGACACCACCGGCCTGGACTGTCCTCTGATCACCATTCTCACCGAGGGCGGCGTCGCCGCGCTCACCTCCGACTGGCAGGTCGACGACTTCCTCCTCACGACGGCGGGTCCGGCCGAGGTCGAGGCGCGGCTGCGGCTGGCGGTCGGCCAGGCCGACGCCGGAACCGATGACCCCGACGAGATCCGCCGCGGCGACCTGGTCATCGACGAGGCCACCTACATCGCGCGGCTGCGCGGACGCATTCTCGATCTCACGTTCAAGGAGTTCGAGCTGCTGAAGTTCCTCGCCCAGCACCCGGGGCGGGTGTTCAGCCGCGCCCAGCTGCTGCAGGAAGTGTGGGGATACGACTATTTCGGCGGCACGCGCACGATTGACGTGCATGTGCGACGACTTCGGGCGAAACTGGGCAGCGAGTACGAATCACTCATCGGCACCGTGCGCAACGTCGGGTACCGGTTCGTTCCCGACACCACGGCGAAGTCGGGGGCCAAGGAACCGTCTTCGGCGTCGGAGGGTGAGGAGGCCGCGGGCGGCGGGTCCGATCAGCGGTCGGCTTCGGCGCGCCAGTGA